TAGCATGCTGCTATTTGTAGTCCGTGTTTGCGTTTACATGACTGCACTGCAGTCATTGTTGCATGCACCTGAACCCCTCTTtattttggaggtgctggtcaTCTCAATCTTACAATGGATTCTTTCCAGAGTGACTTCTCAGATGCTCCAGAAATCCTTATTTGTGGGTAAAACATTTCCCGCTTTCAGGACATAAAAACATTTATTCccatgtgtgaattctctgatgttcaaAGAGAGTTGATTCCTGGGTAAATCCTtctccacattctgagcatgaaaacagGTTCTCCCCTGTATGAATTTGCTGATGTCTCTCAAGATCTCCTTTAAGCATAAAGCACTTCCCACAATCCAAACATGagaatggtttctctcctgtgtgacttttctGATGTGTAAGTAGACCAGATttttctgtaaaacatttcccacattctggacatgaaaccggttcctctcctgtgtgaattgttAGATATTCAACAAAACCAGATTTTTGACTATAACAGTTCCCACGTTCAGAACAAGAATATGGctgctcccctgtgtgaattcttagatgttccacaagggAAGATTTATTCTTAAAACATTCCCCGCACTTTAAACATGACAATGACGCCTTCCCTGTGTGAGTTTTCAGATGAATGAGAAAAACTGATTTCtggctaaaacatttcccacattctgaacataaaaaagGCTTCTCCCCCCTGTGAACTTTCAGATGTACCTCAAGAGAAGTCTTACGTATAAACCATTTCCCGCATTccaaacatgaaaatggcttctttcctgtgtgatttctctgatgatcAACAAGGTAGGATTCATTAgtgaaagatttcccacattctgaacatgacaatggcttctctcctttgtGAATGGTCTGATGTTCAAGAAATACTGATTTcctagtaaaacatttcccacattctaaacatgacaaCAGCTTCTCTCCTGCAGAATTTCTTAAACTTTGCACAAGACCTGATTTCCGACTCAAAAAATTCCTAGACTCAGGACACGAATGTGGCTGTTCTCTTGTGTGAATTCTGAGATGTTCAACAAGAGTTGATTTCTGGGAAAAACatcttccacattctgaacatgaatatggcttctcccctgtgtgagttctcaaaTGTAGAACAAGACTCGATTTCctgctaaaacatttcccacattctgaacatgaaaatggtttctctcctgtgtgaattctcttatgatTCTCAAGAGACTCTTTACATGTaaagcattttccacattctgagcatgaatatggattctcccctgtgtgagttctctgatgtccaACAAGTTCTGATTTCCATGGAAAAGATttcccacactctgaacatgaaaaaggcttctcccctgtatgaatTCTTAGATGTTCTAAAAGGTATGAATTACGACTAAAAtgcttcccacattcaggacatgaaaatggcttctctcctgtgtgaattctttgatgtctCAGAAGATGATGTTTAAGATTAAACCACTTTCCACATTCTGTACATAGGAattgcttctctcctgtgtgaattttctgatgttcaaCTAGAACTGATTTTCTACTAAaggatttcccacattctgaacatgaaaatggcttttctcctgtgtgaatctTCTGATGTTCAGCAAGAACTGCTTTcctagtaaaacatttcccacattctgagcatgaaaatggccttTCATctatgtgaattctctcatgtagaGAAAGATTAGATTTCTTTATAAATtgtttcccacattcagaacatgaatacggcttctctcctgtgtgacttcgctgatgtctaacaagatatgatttctgggtaaaacacttctcacattcagaacatgaaaatggcttctctcctgtatgagttctctgatgttcaaCAAGAATTGATTTgctaataaaacatttcccacattgtgaacatgaaaatggcttctcgccTCTGTGAATCTTCTCATGTGTGGAAAGATTTGAtttctttttaaaatgtttcccacactgcgaacatgaaaatggcttctctcctgtgtgaattttctgatgtcctACAAGAACTTCTTTCCTAGTAAatgatttcccacattctgaacatggaaaTGGCCTTTCATTTaagtgaattctctcatgtaggGTAAGATAAGAtttgtttttaaaatgtttcccACATTCAGCACATGAATACGGCTTCCCTTCAGTGTGGAtcttctgatgtctaacaagatcggATTTCTCTctaaaacatttttcacattcagaacatgaatacggcttctctcctgtgtgacttctctcatgtctaacaagatatgatttctgggtaaaacatttcccacattcagaacatgaaaatgttTTCTCCAATGTATGTCCAGGTATTTTTATTCCGATCCATGACTGGTTTTCCTCCACTTTAGGATATGGAGGTCGATTAAGATGTCCATGGGAACCTCTGATTGCGTCTTTATCTAGAACAAGAGACATTTCCAAATAAACATAATTGAAATGATATAATTTCTACATATCCATACGATGAGTGAACATGTGAAAATACAGTCAACAAATCAAGAAATGGGGACAGACCTGATTAAATAATTCAGATCTCCAGGCCCTTAGAAACTGTTTCTAAATCCTGAAAAATGGAAAGTCCAGAACCCATGCTAAACAGTAGAGATTAGTAGGGGAAGCGATAGCCATCCGTACATCTGCCCCCAGATACCACTGCAGGGTAAAAGGTTCAGTTCTGTAGTGCCAACCATTCAGATTACTGAACACCTATGTAATACATAGACAGTGC
This sequence is a window from Bufo gargarizans isolate SCDJY-AF-19 chromosome 5, ASM1485885v1, whole genome shotgun sequence. Protein-coding genes within it:
- the LOC122937912 gene encoding zinc finger protein 420-like isoform X3 codes for the protein MVFYIYDPAQMARDQHRMTARILDLTLEIIELITGEDYTLVKKSSGECVALHVLGEQSRIPITEDPPQPLIHEQKILELTHKIIELLTGEVPVRCQDVTVFFSMEEWEYIEGHEDLYKNVRMENNPQKMEKDQNRMTAMILDLTLEIIELITGEDYTLVKKSSGECVAPRLLGEQSRISITEDLPQPLIHEQKILELTSKITELLTGEVPVRCQDVAVYFSMEEWEYIEGHEDLYVDVMMEDHRPLTSQDGSSRRTPPERCPRPLYSQDCLEEKQSIPLDHQERSGAKTSGLEKLLTVLVNDKDAIRGSHGHLNRPPYPKVEENQSWIGIKIPGHTLEKTFSCSECGKCFTQKSYLVRHERSHTGEKPYSCSECEKCFREKSDLVRHQKIHTEGKPYSCAECGKHFKNKSYLTLHERIHLNERPFPCSECGKSFTRKEVLVGHQKIHTGEKPFSCSQCGKHFKKKSNLSTHEKIHRGEKPFSCSQCGKCFISKSILVEHQRTHTGEKPFSCSECEKCFTQKSYLVRHQRSHTGEKPYSCSECGKQFIKKSNLSLHERIHIDERPFSCSECGKCFTRKAVLAEHQKIHTGEKPFSCSECGKSFSRKSVLVEHQKIHTGEKQFLCTECGKWFNLKHHLLRHQRIHTGEKPFSCPECGKHFSRNSYLLEHLRIHTGEKPFSCSECGKSFPWKSELVGHQRTHTGENPYSCSECGKCFTCKESLENHKRIHTGEKPFSCSECGKCFSRKSSLVLHLRTHTGEKPYSCSECGRCFSQKSTLVEHLRIHTREQPHSCPESRNFLSRKSGLVQSLRNSAGEKLLSCLECGKCFTRKSVFLEHQTIHKGEKPLSCSECGKSFTNESYLVDHQRNHTGKKPFSCLECGKWFIRKTSLEVHLKVHRGEKPFLCSECGKCFSQKSVFLIHLKTHTGKASLSCLKCGECFKNKSSLVEHLRIHTGEQPYSCSERGNCYSQKSGFVEYLTIHTGEEPVSCPECGKCFTEKSGLLTHQKSHTGEKPFSCLDCGKCFMLKGDLERHQQIHTGENLFSCSECGEGFTQESTLFEHQRIHTWE